A region from the Vicia villosa cultivar HV-30 ecotype Madison, WI linkage group LG3, Vvil1.0, whole genome shotgun sequence genome encodes:
- the LOC131658736 gene encoding uncharacterized protein LOC131658736, with protein sequence MPLNIDLNTPLDDSNISNHLSNVPPNINLNAPLNIDLNAPPNIDLNASIEEEEDHIVESEFEDALSKEVEEDMDDVDDIFNESEVENIFPGNDTHNEVQTFSKKCCFLDNRQHDNIFLVLINSSSEGKIKRGIVKQLASSYQISIDVIYRIWKRSKETGNVSHKKTKNCGRKRVELDIEKMRNLPLVKRSTIQSLAFALETSPRKIGEYLKQGVLHRHSSALKPHMTEDNMKARLRFCLSMLEESSIPYDPKFQAMYNIVHIDEKWFYMTQKNKSYYLLPNEDEPYRACKNKNFIMKVMFLVAVTRPRFDNEGNETWSGKIGVFPLVDKVPAKRSSVNRPSGTLETKPITSITKEVSRMFLINKILPAIKEKWPREHISETIYI encoded by the exons ATGCCTTTAAATATTGATCTAAACACTCCTTTGGATGACTCAAACATCTCTAATCACCTTTCAAACGTGCCTCCAAATATTAATTTGAATGCTCCTCTAAATATTGATTTGAATGCTCCTCCAAATATTGATTTGAATGCAtcaatagaagaagaagaagatcatataGTTGAAAGTGAGTTTGAAGATGCTCTATctaaagaagtagaagaagatatGGATGATGTAGATGACATTTTTAATGAAAGtgaggttgaaaatatatttccAG GAAATGATACTCACAATGAGGTGCAAACATTTTCGAAAAAATGTTGTTTTTTAGATAATAGGCAACATGATAATATTTTTCTAGTGTTGATCaattcaagttctgaaggaaAAATTAAAAGAGGAATTGTCAAACAATTGGCTTCTTCCTATCAAATATCAATAGATGTTATTTATCGAATTTGGAAGCGGTCAAAAGAAACGGGGAATGTTTCtcataagaaaacaaaaaattgtGGTCGGAAGAGAGTTGAACTAGATATTGAGAAAATGCGTAATCTACCGTTAGTTAAACGTAGCACTATCCAATCTCTAGCATTTGCCTTAGAGACTAGTCCGAGAAAAATAGGGGAGTATTTAAAACAAGGTGTTTTGCATCGACATTCAAGTGCACTAAAACCTCATATGACAGAAGATAATATGAAAGCTCGTCTTAGATTTTGCTTGTCCATGCTTGAAGAAAGCAGCATTCCATATGATCCAAAGTTTCAAGCAATGTACAATATTGTGCACATAGATGAAAAATGGTTCTATATGacacaaaaaaataaaagttattatCTTCTTCCAAATGAGGATGAACCATATCGCGCTTGCAAGAACAAAAACTTCATCATGAAAGTTATGTTTTTAGTTGCGGTAACAAGACCTAGATTTGATAATGAAGGTAATGAAACATGGTCGGGAAAAATTGGAGTGTTTCCTTTAGTTGATAAAGTACCCGCAAAAAGATCAAGTGTTAATAGACCATCAGGGACACTTGAGACAAAACCGATTACTTCTATCACTAAGGAAGTTAGTCGAATGTTTTTAATAAACAAGATTTTGCCAGCCATCAAAGAAAAATGGCCACGAGAACATATATCAGAAACAATTTACATATAA
- the LOC131656497 gene encoding probable L-type lectin-domain containing receptor kinase S.7, giving the protein MSQSLSQTTTLFFLLFLFPTTLSQNTTFTFPSFTLRNITLLGDSFLRNGVVGLTRSTTVPASSSGTLLYNNPISHTPNSPFSFSTNFTFSITNSNPNPPSSSPNHLSFFLNSSTPFISLDFHTNNNQISLFFNNSVQETIDFNLTNTNLITSWIDYNTFNTNFTVFLSYANENSSFSKPEKPVLNVEFNLSEYFNDIEFLYVGFLGSALGSTELQQIMNWSFQTSQFPSLNQTQDKNSSFHHFGYEYEDVPVSNSTKKGHGKRFVIGLCVAIVGPSLFFVLFFVLGYFSYRKWSSLRKVNKSKNSIGCPTEFGYKELRFATKGFHGSRIIGNGSFGTVYKALFVSSGTVAAVKRSRHSHEGKTEFLSELSIIAGLRHKNLVQLLGWCVEKGELLLVYEFMENGSLDKWLYREGVECGVLLSWVQRFNIVVGLASVLAYLHQECEQRVIHRDIKTANILLDGNLNPRLGDFGLAKLMDHDKSPVSTLTAGTMGYLAPEYLQYGKATDKTDVFSFGVVVLEVACGRRPIDKEGQEIVNLVDFVWGLYAKGKIINAVDKRLNGEFDEVEMEKMLMLGLSCANPNGDERPSMRRVLQILNNEGVPLVVPKVKPCLSFSSGLLLTLDEIVSDFDERFCSNQYSCKIQIEPSC; this is encoded by the coding sequence ATGTCTCAATCATTGTCTCAAACCACCACcctcttcttcctcctcttcctcttccCAACCACACTCTCCCAAAACACAACCTTCACCTTCCCCTCTTTCACCCTCCGCAACATAACCCTCCTCGGCGACTCCTTCCTCCGCAACGGCGTCGTCGGACTCACCCGCTCCACCACCGTCCCCGCTTCCTCCTCCGGCACCCTCCTCTACAACAACCCCATTTCTCACACACCCAACTCCCCTTTCTCTTTCTCCACCAACTTCACTTTCTCCATCACCAACTCAAATCCAAACCCTCCCTCTTCCTCACCCAACCACCTCTCCTTCTTCCTCAACTCCTCCACCCCTTTCATCTCCCTCGATTTCCACACcaacaacaaccaaatcagtCTCTTTTTCAACAATTCAGTCCAAGAAACCATCGACTTCAATCTCACAAACACAAACCTGATCACTTCTTGGATTGACTACAACACTTTCAACACAAACTTCACTGTTTTCTTAAGCTATGCAAATGAAAATTCGAGTTTTTCGAAACCCGAAAAACCTGTTTTGAATGTTGAGTTTAATCTCTCTGAGTATTTCAATGATATCGAGTTTCTCTATGTTGGGTTTCTGGGTTCTGCTTTAGGAAGTACCGAGCTTCAACAAATCATGAACTGGAGCTTTCAAACTTCTCAGTTTCCATCTCTTAATCAAACCCAAGATAAAAATTCAAGCTTTCACCATTTTGGTTATGAATATGAGGATGTTCCtgtttcaaattcaacaaaaaagGGTCATGGAAAGAGATTTGTGATTGGTTTATGTGTTGCTATTGTGGGTCCATCTTTGTTCTTTGTGCTGTTTTTTGTTTTAGGGTATTTTTCTTATAGGAAATGGAGTAGTTTAAGGAAGGTTAACAAGAGTAAAAACTCTATAGGGTGTCCTACAGAGTTTGGTTACAAGGAGTTAAGGTTTGCTACAAAAGGGTTTCATGGTTCAAGGATAATTGGGAATGGTTCATTTGGGACTGTTTATAAGGCTTTGTTTGTTTCTTCGGGAACGGTTGCGGCTGTTAAAAGATCGAGACATTCACACGAAGGGAAGACCGAGTTTTTATCCGAGTTATCGATTATAGCTGGTTTGAGGCACAAGAATTTGGTTCAACTTTTAGGTTGGTGTGTTGAGAAAGGTGAGTTGTTGCTTGTTTATGAGTTTATGGAGAATGGGAGTTTAGATAAGTGGCTTTATAGAGAAGGTGTTGAGTGTGGTGTTTTGTTGAGTTGGGTTCAAAGGTTTAACATTGTTGTTGGTTTGGCTTCTGTTTTAGCTTATTTGCATCAAGAGTGTGAGCAGAGAGTGATTCATAGAGATATTAAGACAGCGAATATATTGTTAGACGGAAATTTGAATCCGCGGTTAGGTGATTTCGGGTTGGCGAAGCTTATGGATCATGATAAGAGTCCGGTTTCGACGTTAACGGCCGGAACAATGGGATACCTAGCTCCGGAGTATCTTCAATACGGGAAAGCGACCGATAAGACCGATGTTTTTAGCTTCGGGGTCGTTGTTCTTGAGGTTGCTTGCGGTAGAAGGCCGATTGACAAAGAGGGTCAAGAGATTGTGAACTTGGTTGATTTCGTTTGGGGACTTTACGCGAAAGGGAAGATTATTAACGCGGTTGATAAAAGATTGAACGGCGAGTTCGATGAGGTTGAAATGGAGAAGATGTTGATGTTAGGTTTGAGTTGTGCAAATCCAAATGGTGATGAAAGGCCTTCTATGAGGAGAGTTTTGCAGATTCTTAACAATGAAGGTGTGCCTCTTGTTGTGCCTAAAGTGAAACCTTGTCTTAGTTTCTCTTCTGGATTGTTGTTGACTCTTGATGAGATTGTTTCGGATTTTGATGAAAGgttttgttctaatcaatatagTTGCAAGATTCAAATTGAACCAAGTTGTTGA
- the LOC131658737 gene encoding uncharacterized protein LOC131658737, with the protein MACLDRLATKARLMKFGILDNDRCSMCSDREDLNHLFFVCNRTRSVWQEILLWLHEDHAPGNWDCEMKWMVDRCKHKGWRSTLLKTAFAETIHACWLYRNSLIFKIDDIDRNTHRNISKDIIDKIVQRVWNKPKLRGKLVPFLL; encoded by the coding sequence ATGGCATGCCTTGATCGTCTTGCAACTAAAGCTAGACTCATGAAGTTTGGCATATTAGACAATGATCGCTGCAGCATGTGTTCTGATAGGGAAGATTTGAATCATCTTTTCTTTGTCTGTAACAGGACCAGGAGTGTATGGCAAGAGATTCTTTTATGGCTCCATGAAGATCATGCACCGGGTAATTGGGATTGTGAGATGAAGTGGATGGTGGATCGGTGTAAACACAAAGGGTGGAGATCGACCTTGCTGAAAACTGCATTTGCAGAGACTATTCATGCTTGTTGGTTGTATAGAAATAGCTTGATCTTTAAGATTGATGATATAGATAGGAATACTCATAGAAATATCTCTAAAGATATCATAGATAAAATAGTACAAAGAGTATGGAATAAACCAAAGCTTAGAGGGAAACTTGTTCCTTTCCTTCTTTGA